From Actinomyces slackii, a single genomic window includes:
- the rplN gene encoding 50S ribosomal protein L14, whose protein sequence is MIQQESRLKVADNTGAKEILCIRVLGGSGRRYAGVGDTIVATVKDAIPGGNVKKGEVVKAVVVRTRKERRRPDGSYIRFDENAAVILKNDGDPRGTRIFGPVGRELRDKKFMRIVSLAPEVI, encoded by the coding sequence ATGATCCAGCAGGAGTCGCGACTGAAGGTCGCCGACAACACCGGTGCCAAGGAGATCCTTTGCATCCGTGTTCTCGGCGGCTCGGGTCGGCGCTATGCGGGTGTCGGCGACACCATCGTCGCCACCGTGAAGGACGCCATTCCCGGTGGCAACGTGAAGAAGGGCGAGGTCGTCAAGGCCGTCGTGGTGCGCACCCGCAAGGAGCGCCGCCGCCCGGACGGCTCATACATCCGCTTCGATGAGAATGCGGCTGTCATCCTCAAGAACGACGGCGACCCGCGCGGCACGCGCATCTTCGGCCCCGTCGGCCGTGAGCTTCGGGACAAGAAGTTCATGCGCATCGTCTCGCTCGCCCCGGAGGTGATCTGA
- the rpmC gene encoding 50S ribosomal protein L29, whose product MAIGSKGLTPSDLDAMDNERLAEELSKAKAELFNLRFASATGQLEDHGRLKAVRRDIARIYTIVRERELGIRTAPSSQESKK is encoded by the coding sequence ATGGCTATCGGTTCCAAGGGGCTGACCCCGTCCGACCTCGACGCCATGGACAACGAGCGCCTCGCCGAGGAGCTCTCCAAGGCCAAGGCCGAGCTGTTCAACCTCCGGTTCGCCTCGGCGACCGGCCAGCTCGAGGACCACGGCCGGCTCAAGGCCGTGCGTCGCGACATCGCCCGCATCTACACCATCGTGCGCGAGCGCGAGCTCGGCATCCGTACCGCTCCCAGCAGCCAGGAGTCCAAGAAGTGA
- the rpsQ gene encoding 30S ribosomal protein S17, whose protein sequence is MSEQTSTEAVETGTPQATERNQRKVRRGYVVSDKMDKTVVVLVEERYKHSLYGKVLRRSKKVKVHDEHNEAGVGDLVSIMETRPLSATKHFRLLEIIEKAK, encoded by the coding sequence GTGAGCGAGCAGACCAGCACTGAAGCAGTGGAGACCGGCACGCCCCAGGCCACCGAGCGCAACCAGCGCAAGGTCCGCCGCGGCTACGTGGTCTCCGACAAGATGGACAAGACCGTCGTCGTCCTGGTCGAGGAGCGCTACAAGCACTCCCTGTACGGGAAGGTCCTTCGCCGTTCCAAGAAGGTGAAGGTCCACGACGAGCACAACGAGGCCGGCGTGGGCGACCTCGTCTCCATCATGGAGACCCGCCCGCTGAGTGCCACCAAGCACTTCCGTCTTCTGGAGATCATTGAGAAGGCCAAGTGA